In a single window of the Phycisphaerales bacterium genome:
- a CDS encoding ferritin has product MAISAQLNAKLNEQITNEFFASQTYLSMSCMFEELGLRNLSKMFRTQSDEERGHALKILDYIPTVEGKVKLAPIPAPQETWESVLAAIEASLEHERKVTSQVHELMALAIKESDYATQSFLKWYVDEQVEEVDSQQQLVQVAKMAGHHMIMLEAYIIHLNK; this is encoded by the coding sequence ATGGCGATTTCCGCCCAGTTAAACGCAAAGCTCAACGAGCAGATCACGAACGAATTCTTTGCATCGCAGACTTACCTGTCGATGTCGTGCATGTTTGAGGAGCTGGGCCTGCGGAACTTGTCGAAGATGTTCCGTACGCAAAGCGATGAGGAACGCGGGCACGCGCTCAAGATCCTCGACTACATCCCGACGGTCGAGGGCAAGGTGAAGCTCGCCCCGATCCCGGCGCCCCAGGAGACTTGGGAATCGGTGTTGGCCGCGATCGAGGCGTCACTCGAGCATGAGCGCAAGGTCACAAGCCAGGTGCATGAGCTGATGGCGCTTGCAATCAAGGAGAGTGACTACGCGACGCAGTCGTTCCTGAAGTGGTACGTGGACGAGCAGGTGGAAGAGGTGGATTCGCAGCAGCAGCTTGTGCAGGTTGCGAAGATGGCGGGTCACCACATGATCATGCTGGAGGCCTACATCATTCATCTGAACAAATAG
- a CDS encoding glycosyltransferase family 4 protein → MAAAAITKRITRRWHRLCDNLAARWRDPACAHRGDPRHFTGTFNRAWPVPSSGPPLRVLLEVADFCAGGLERVVLDLAHVLRAAGHEPLLLITGQRGAAAENAAQAGLRIHTLHPPTAWPHAYRELLRSERIDIVNAHASLYGAPHAAAAAIPFVQTVHNTLVWFEPREVYAYRAADSHTSAYVCVSDAVAADFAARCGIQPDKLATIPNGIDTTAFHTRRAAHDRTAVRQALGLRPAHLLILNVAALAGSKGQLFLVRAFARARRERDDLRLILVGGAAEPDYAAFVANEAARQGVAPVVMLTGYAHDPTRYFAAADVFALPSLCEGWSLALTEAACAGLPLVASDVGGARPLCERFGGHLVPPPFLHTCALSAAGFVRLAHRPLPDYEAALASALLQAAERPILRPTDESQRTLDRSSAFAPYLALFALLRARHTALPPRLTTPVA, encoded by the coding sequence ATGGCCGCGGCCGCGATCACGAAGCGCATCACGCGGCGCTGGCACCGCCTCTGCGACAACCTGGCCGCCCGCTGGCGCGACCCCGCCTGCGCCCACCGTGGAGATCCCCGGCACTTCACCGGTACCTTCAACCGCGCCTGGCCCGTTCCGTCTTCCGGGCCCCCCCTCCGCGTCCTCCTTGAAGTGGCGGACTTCTGTGCCGGAGGTCTCGAACGCGTCGTGCTCGATCTTGCGCATGTGCTGCGCGCCGCAGGCCACGAACCACTGCTGCTCATCACGGGCCAACGCGGTGCTGCCGCGGAAAACGCTGCCCAGGCGGGCTTGCGAATCCACACCCTGCATCCGCCCACGGCTTGGCCGCATGCTTACCGCGAACTGCTGCGAAGTGAGCGCATCGACATCGTGAACGCGCATGCCTCGCTCTACGGCGCTCCGCACGCTGCCGCGGCCGCCATCCCATTCGTGCAGACCGTGCATAACACGCTGGTTTGGTTTGAACCGCGTGAGGTGTACGCGTACCGCGCCGCGGACAGCCATACGAGTGCCTACGTCTGTGTCTCGGACGCAGTCGCCGCCGACTTCGCCGCGCGCTGCGGCATACAACCCGACAAGCTCGCTACGATCCCCAACGGGATCGACACCACCGCCTTCCATACCCGCCGCGCGGCACACGACCGCACCGCGGTGCGCCAGGCCCTCGGTCTCCGTCCGGCACACCTCCTGATTCTCAACGTTGCCGCGCTCGCCGGGTCGAAGGGCCAGCTATTCCTCGTCCGCGCCTTCGCACGCGCACGTCGCGAACGCGATGACCTGCGACTGATCCTCGTCGGTGGCGCGGCCGAGCCCGACTATGCCGCGTTCGTCGCCAACGAAGCCGCGCGCCAGGGAGTCGCCCCCGTGGTCATGCTCACCGGCTATGCTCACGACCCGACGCGCTACTTCGCCGCTGCGGACGTGTTCGCGTTGCCATCGCTCTGCGAAGGATGGAGTCTGGCTCTCACCGAAGCGGCCTGCGCAGGCCTCCCACTCGTCGCGAGCGACGTCGGTGGCGCGCGGCCCCTCTGCGAACGTTTTGGCGGGCACCTCGTGCCGCCCCCATTTCTGCACACGTGCGCATTGTCCGCAGCCGGGTTCGTCCGACTCGCACACCGGCCGCTGCCGGACTACGAGGCGGCGCTCGCCTCTGCACTGCTACAGGCCGCGGAACGTCCCATCCTCCGACCCACGGACGAATCGCAGCGCACGCTCGACCGCTCGTCCGCCTTCGCCCCTTACCTCGCGCTTTTCGCCCTGCTGCGAGCGCGCCACACAGCGTTACCGCCACGGCTGACGACACCGGTCGCATAA
- the tadA gene encoding tRNA adenosine(34) deaminase TadA: MFDLTQDEIDRRHMQEALHLAERALESEDVPVGAVVVLDNRIIGRGYNQREKLHDPTAHAEMLALTAAAEHLGQWRIENATMYVTLEPCPMCAGALVLARVARLVFGAADPKGGACGSLYQLTTDPRLNHRLETNGGVLAEPAAELLRAFFRHRRALGEK, translated from the coding sequence ATGTTCGATCTGACCCAGGATGAAATCGATCGCCGCCACATGCAAGAGGCCCTGCACCTCGCCGAGCGTGCCCTCGAATCCGAGGATGTCCCGGTCGGCGCCGTCGTCGTCCTCGACAACCGCATCATCGGCCGCGGCTACAACCAGCGCGAGAAGCTCCATGATCCCACCGCGCATGCGGAGATGCTCGCCCTGACGGCGGCCGCCGAGCACCTCGGGCAGTGGCGGATCGAAAACGCCACGATGTACGTGACCCTCGAGCCCTGCCCGATGTGCGCCGGGGCCCTCGTTCTCGCCCGGGTGGCCCGGCTCGTGTTCGGTGCAGCCGATCCGAAAGGCGGCGCCTGCGGCTCGCTTTACCAGCTTACCACCGATCCACGGCTCAACCACCGCCTCGAAACCAACGGCGGAGTGCTGGCAGAACCGGCCGCGGAACTGCTGCGCGCCTTTTTTCGACACCGGCGCGCTCTGGGCGAAAAGTGA
- a CDS encoding Nif3-like dinuclear metal center hexameric protein, translating to MPTKRVRCKVNTGGDVARVRVADLLAAVEVLCPLRFAADWDNVGLLAGRPGWPVTRVLIALDLTDAVAREALTQRADALVLYHPPIFKGIRSITPSAEGPTTLLPELCAARVALVALHTALDAAPQGTNDALLDPLEPVRRYPLEPVVEAGTELKLAVFVPGEQAARVRTALAAAGAGVIGNYTECSFELAGRGTFRGDETTRPAVGQKLTLETVDELRIEMVVPRKLLPGVVRALYATHPYEEPAFDLYTVEQVAGRATVGMGRVGELVRPQRGLDLLRRLKEHVDLRGATVVGDLRRRFRRVVAAAGAFGVRLFRDPETLVLTGEFKHHDALELLRRGVTAVHLGHAASERPVLPRVRDHLRRALHGASVGLARQDRSPYRALW from the coding sequence ATGCCGACGAAGCGGGTGCGCTGCAAGGTAAATACCGGTGGGGATGTGGCAAGGGTCCGGGTCGCGGATTTGCTCGCGGCGGTGGAGGTGCTTTGCCCGCTGCGCTTTGCGGCGGATTGGGACAATGTGGGCTTGCTCGCCGGGCGGCCGGGCTGGCCAGTGACACGAGTACTGATCGCGCTCGATCTCACGGATGCGGTCGCGCGCGAGGCGTTAACACAGCGGGCCGACGCGCTGGTGCTATATCACCCGCCCATCTTCAAGGGGATTCGAAGCATCACGCCCAGCGCGGAAGGTCCGACCACGCTGCTGCCTGAATTGTGCGCGGCGCGCGTGGCATTGGTGGCGCTGCACACAGCCCTGGATGCGGCACCGCAGGGGACGAATGATGCGCTGTTGGATCCGCTGGAGCCGGTGCGAAGATACCCGTTGGAGCCGGTTGTGGAGGCGGGTACGGAGCTGAAACTGGCGGTCTTCGTGCCGGGGGAACAGGCGGCTCGAGTGCGGACTGCGCTGGCCGCGGCAGGCGCGGGGGTGATCGGGAACTACACCGAATGCAGCTTCGAGTTGGCCGGGCGTGGGACGTTTCGTGGTGATGAGACGACGCGGCCGGCAGTGGGGCAGAAGCTGACGCTGGAGACGGTGGACGAGCTGCGGATCGAGATGGTGGTGCCGCGGAAGCTGCTGCCCGGCGTGGTGCGGGCGCTGTACGCGACCCATCCCTACGAGGAGCCGGCGTTTGATCTCTATACCGTCGAGCAGGTGGCGGGGCGGGCGACAGTAGGAATGGGGCGCGTGGGTGAACTGGTGCGCCCGCAGCGCGGCTTAGACCTCCTGCGGCGGCTGAAAGAGCACGTGGACCTCCGCGGGGCAACCGTCGTGGGGGATCTGCGCCGTAGGTTTAGGCGGGTAGTGGCGGCCGCGGGTGCGTTCGGCGTGCGTTTGTTCCGTGATCCGGAGACGCTGGTGCTGACCGGGGAGTTCAAGCACCACGATGCGCTGGAGCTGCTTCGGCGGGGAGTCACCGCGGTGCATCTGGGACATGCGGCCAGCGAACGGCCGGTGCTGCCGCGGGTGCGGGATCATCTACGGCGAGCGCTGCACGGGGCTTCCGTGGGCCTGGCGCGACAAGATCGCTCGCCCTATCGAGCACTTTGGTAG
- the mdh gene encoding malate dehydrogenase — protein sequence MKRAKVTIIGAGNVGATCAHWAAAMELGDIVLVDIVEGMPQGKALDLYQASPIEGYDAAITGTNDYAATAGSEVVIITSGIPRKPGMSRDQLLETNVKIVADVTAKAIAQSPDAVLIIVSNPLDAMVYTAHQVSGFPTQRVVGQAGVLDTARYRAFIASELGCSVEDVQAMLLGGHGDDMVPLPRYTTVGGIPVTQLMGSGKLDEIVTRTRNGGAEIVNLLKTGSAYYAPAAATIAMAESIIRDKKRVLPCAAYCEKEYGIGGYFVGVPCVLGAGGVEKVLEIELDTREKEMFAASVEHVKELCEATRKYLPKA from the coding sequence ATGAAGCGAGCAAAGGTCACGATCATTGGTGCTGGGAACGTGGGCGCGACGTGTGCGCACTGGGCCGCGGCGATGGAACTGGGCGACATCGTACTGGTCGACATTGTCGAGGGCATGCCGCAAGGCAAGGCCCTCGACCTGTATCAGGCCTCACCGATCGAGGGCTACGACGCGGCGATTACGGGCACGAACGACTATGCCGCGACGGCCGGCAGTGAAGTCGTCATCATCACGTCAGGGATTCCGCGCAAGCCGGGGATGAGCCGCGATCAACTGCTCGAGACGAACGTCAAGATCGTGGCGGATGTCACCGCCAAGGCGATCGCACAGAGCCCGGACGCGGTGTTGATCATCGTCTCGAATCCGCTCGATGCGATGGTCTACACGGCGCACCAGGTTTCGGGTTTCCCAACGCAGCGGGTGGTGGGGCAAGCGGGTGTGTTGGACACAGCGCGGTACCGGGCGTTCATCGCATCGGAACTGGGGTGCAGCGTCGAGGATGTGCAGGCGATGCTGCTGGGTGGCCATGGTGATGACATGGTCCCGCTGCCGCGCTACACGACGGTGGGCGGCATTCCCGTAACCCAGCTCATGGGTTCCGGCAAGCTGGATGAGATCGTGACACGGACGCGCAACGGCGGCGCGGAGATTGTGAATCTACTGAAGACGGGGAGTGCGTACTATGCGCCGGCGGCGGCGACCATCGCGATGGCGGAATCGATCATCCGCGATAAGAAGCGCGTACTGCCCTGCGCTGCGTACTGCGAGAAAGAGTACGGCATTGGCGGGTACTTCGTCGGTGTGCCGTGCGTGCTGGGGGCCGGCGGGGTGGAGAAAGTGCTGGAGATCGAGCTCGATACCCGCGAGAAGGAAATGTTTGCTGCGAGTGTCGAACACGTGAAGGAACTTTGCGAAGCGACCAGGAAGTACCTGCCGAAAGCGTAG
- the nusB gene encoding transcription antitermination factor NusB, translating to MEPRQRPRPGHDPRSDARLLAVQALCSFEMLGDAFGTQLESFLHDEENHADLGLTPPVDLNCLALARTLAQGAWQTRNRADTLIRTHAPQWAINRLVPVERNILRLGLHELLEYHGTPPNVVLDEAVKMAHLLGGNESPAFINGVLDAIRRALRDPPPPTAPPEDASATPPATPGGPS from the coding sequence GTGGAACCCCGCCAGCGTCCGCGTCCCGGTCACGACCCGCGCTCCGATGCTCGGTTGCTCGCGGTGCAGGCCCTGTGCTCTTTCGAGATGCTGGGCGACGCTTTCGGCACGCAGCTCGAGAGCTTCCTCCACGACGAGGAGAACCACGCCGATCTCGGCCTCACGCCCCCCGTGGATCTGAACTGCCTGGCGCTCGCCCGGACCCTCGCCCAAGGCGCATGGCAAACCCGCAACCGCGCCGATACCCTGATCCGCACGCATGCGCCGCAGTGGGCGATCAACCGCCTCGTACCCGTGGAGCGCAACATCCTCCGCCTCGGCCTCCACGAACTGCTCGAATACCATGGCACGCCGCCCAACGTCGTCCTCGACGAAGCGGTGAAGATGGCCCACCTGCTGGGAGGCAACGAGTCGCCCGCCTTCATCAACGGCGTGCTCGACGCGATTCGCCGCGCTCTACGCGACCCGCCCCCCCCAACCGCCCCGCCGGAGGACGCATCGGCAACACCGCCCGCAACCCCTGGAGGACCGTCCTGA
- a CDS encoding DUF1559 domain-containing protein → MLRPCRKFHRASATPSRYGFTLIELLVVIAIIALLMAILLPNLSQAREQVRQVKCLSNLRQIGTAMTMYFRDVGDWFPFEKSNAHANLHGFYYGGHPGRRLPDDPSQWWGYTMPFYRDTPRGRPFNPYLYPDLPDYDVPPNTAEFEAAREMPVFQCPSDTGGFWHNTTSEDPNFRSLYWSVGSSYTMNYHFAWNWARPRMPSRWLQLSNAFVRQQLRTDSARMIILFEDPFDSAQWLRIPRRGWHRQWNRHTFLFLDAHAAYLRTNTAVGTRGTGWKTASGNAFSDPLAWWNNPLDPDYRFRDLRPLPGN, encoded by the coding sequence ATGCTCAGACCATGCCGCAAGTTCCACCGCGCTAGCGCGACCCCGTCGCGATATGGCTTCACTCTCATCGAACTGCTCGTCGTTATCGCCATCATCGCCTTATTGATGGCCATCCTGCTCCCGAATCTCTCCCAGGCGCGCGAACAGGTGCGCCAGGTCAAGTGCCTCTCCAACCTGCGGCAGATCGGCACCGCGATGACGATGTACTTTCGCGATGTGGGCGACTGGTTCCCCTTCGAGAAAAGCAACGCTCACGCCAATCTGCACGGCTTCTACTACGGCGGACACCCCGGGCGACGTTTGCCGGACGATCCCTCCCAATGGTGGGGCTACACCATGCCCTTCTACCGCGACACGCCGCGCGGCCGACCCTTCAACCCGTACCTGTATCCTGATCTGCCGGATTATGACGTACCGCCGAACACCGCGGAGTTCGAGGCCGCGCGCGAAATGCCGGTTTTCCAGTGCCCCTCCGACACCGGCGGATTCTGGCACAACACCACCAGCGAAGACCCCAACTTCCGTTCACTCTACTGGTCTGTCGGCAGCAGCTACACCATGAACTACCACTTCGCGTGGAACTGGGCACGTCCACGCATGCCCTCCCGCTGGCTTCAGCTCTCCAACGCCTTCGTCCGCCAGCAGCTTCGCACCGACAGCGCCCGTATGATCATCCTGTTCGAAGATCCCTTCGACTCGGCCCAGTGGCTGCGCATCCCGCGCCGCGGCTGGCATCGCCAATGGAACCGCCACACCTTCCTTTTCCTGGATGCCCACGCGGCCTACCTTCGCACCAACACGGCCGTCGGCACACGTGGCACCGGGTGGAAGACTGCCTCAGGCAACGCCTTCAGCGACCCGCTCGCATGGTGGAACAACCCCCTCGACCCCGATTACCGTTTCCGCGACCTCCGCCCTTTACCCGGAAACTAA
- a CDS encoding 6,7-dimethyl-8-ribityllumazine synthase: MAKILSAHLDAAPHRFALVVGRFNEFITSRLLSGALDELTRHGADVEQLVQAWVPGSWEIPLAAQRLAQSGRYAAIICLGCVIRGQTPHFDYVAAEVSKGIAQVSLATGVPISFGIVTADSLEQAIDRAGAKAGNKGSDAARAAIEMANLLRLVDEA; encoded by the coding sequence ATGGCAAAAATCCTGTCCGCCCATCTGGATGCCGCCCCCCATCGCTTTGCGCTGGTCGTTGGGCGGTTCAATGAGTTCATCACGTCGCGCCTTCTTTCGGGCGCGCTCGATGAACTCACTCGCCACGGCGCCGACGTCGAGCAGCTCGTGCAGGCCTGGGTCCCCGGCTCCTGGGAAATTCCCCTCGCCGCCCAGCGCCTTGCCCAGTCCGGCCGCTACGCAGCCATTATCTGCCTCGGTTGCGTGATTCGTGGCCAGACACCGCACTTTGACTACGTTGCGGCCGAAGTTTCCAAGGGGATCGCCCAGGTCTCGCTCGCAACGGGCGTGCCGATCAGCTTCGGAATCGTCACCGCCGACTCCCTCGAACAGGCCATCGACCGCGCCGGCGCCAAAGCCGGCAACAAGGGCTCCGACGCCGCCCGTGCCGCCATCGAGATGGCGAACTTGCTGCGGCTGGTCGACGAGGCGTAG
- the ftsY gene encoding signal recognition particle-docking protein FtsY: MGLFDLIKRGLSKTRDKLASGLRALLPFGRKIDETLLEELQDALLSGDMGPRAVTGLIDEVRSAWRAGQVSEAQEIIPFLKQRIASTWDASDRALHFAPQPPTVVFVVGINGSGKTTSVAKLAYHLRQQGKSVLLGACDTFRAAAVEQLTVWAGRVGCDIVKHQQNSDPGAVAFDAVDAAIARKTDVLLLDTAGRLHTQDHLMKELGKIRRVVQRRLPEAPHEVLLVLDATIGQNAINQAKVFAEVVDVSGLILAKLDGSAKGGIVVGIRDQLDIPVKFVGLGETIEALQPFDPHAFAEALFADL; this comes from the coding sequence ATGGGTCTGTTCGACCTGATCAAGCGCGGCCTTTCGAAGACCCGCGACAAGCTCGCCAGCGGGCTCCGCGCCCTGCTCCCTTTTGGACGCAAGATCGACGAAACCCTGCTCGAAGAGTTGCAGGATGCGCTTCTTTCCGGCGACATGGGCCCCCGGGCAGTCACGGGTCTGATCGACGAGGTTCGGAGTGCCTGGCGCGCCGGACAGGTCAGCGAAGCCCAGGAAATCATCCCCTTCCTCAAGCAGCGCATCGCTTCCACCTGGGATGCCTCAGACCGCGCGCTGCACTTCGCACCGCAGCCACCGACAGTCGTCTTCGTCGTGGGGATTAACGGCTCCGGAAAAACAACCAGCGTCGCCAAGCTCGCCTATCACCTCCGACAGCAGGGCAAGTCCGTACTCCTCGGCGCATGCGACACCTTCCGTGCTGCTGCGGTTGAACAACTCACCGTCTGGGCCGGGCGCGTCGGGTGTGACATTGTCAAGCATCAGCAAAACAGCGACCCCGGCGCCGTCGCCTTCGATGCGGTTGACGCGGCCATCGCCCGCAAGACCGACGTTCTCCTGCTCGACACCGCCGGACGCCTGCACACCCAGGACCACCTCATGAAAGAGCTCGGAAAAATACGGCGCGTCGTCCAGCGCCGCCTCCCCGAAGCCCCCCACGAGGTCCTGCTCGTCCTCGACGCCACCATCGGCCAGAACGCCATCAACCAGGCCAAGGTCTTCGCCGAGGTCGTCGACGTCTCCGGCCTCATTCTCGCCAAGCTCGACGGCTCCGCCAAGGGCGGGATCGTCGTCGGCATCCGTGACCAGCTCGACATCCCCGTGAAGTTCGTCGGTTTGGGCGAAACCATCGAGGCGCTCCAGCCCTTTGATCCACACGCCTTCGCTGAAGCCCTTTTCGCTGACCTGTAA
- a CDS encoding HEAT repeat domain-containing protein, translated as MAWLLAGRHDREALELLASTDPEARRVGAWRTTQHDSMLHSRRAIIEALESRSEAVPAVRESYVHALGRTRDADCFPLIASVLQNDPDAYVRHTAWIAAARVDPEGFRRLAAEVPERDEAWDELGRACAWLELGELRGIDDLLEWAAAGEVAQQRVASLALMRGVAPLLDAAGRWPRAYVVREGERWSRELVDLVAARLVGLDVQAVADQIAPSVERAAEVRRVVRRLTSTRDRIARLLVAIRG; from the coding sequence TTGGCTTGGTTACTGGCGGGACGCCACGATCGCGAGGCGCTCGAACTGCTGGCATCGACTGATCCGGAGGCGCGCCGCGTGGGGGCGTGGCGCACCACGCAGCACGATTCCATGTTGCATTCGCGACGAGCCATAATTGAGGCCCTTGAGAGTCGGTCAGAAGCGGTTCCGGCTGTCCGTGAATCTTATGTACATGCCCTGGGTCGGACGCGGGACGCGGATTGCTTTCCGCTGATCGCTTCGGTGTTACAGAACGATCCCGATGCGTACGTTCGGCACACGGCATGGATTGCGGCCGCTCGGGTAGACCCGGAGGGGTTTCGGCGGCTGGCGGCCGAGGTGCCCGAGCGGGACGAGGCATGGGACGAATTGGGACGGGCCTGTGCATGGTTGGAGCTGGGTGAATTACGGGGGATTGACGACCTGCTCGAATGGGCCGCGGCCGGCGAGGTTGCCCAGCAGCGCGTCGCGTCGCTGGCGCTCATGCGCGGCGTGGCGCCACTTCTGGATGCGGCTGGTCGTTGGCCGCGTGCTTACGTTGTGCGTGAAGGAGAGCGCTGGTCACGCGAACTGGTGGATCTGGTTGCCGCCCGGTTGGTGGGACTCGATGTGCAGGCGGTCGCGGACCAGATCGCGCCGTCGGTGGAGCGCGCGGCGGAGGTTCGGCGGGTCGTACGGCGTCTGACGAGCACACGAGATCGGATTGCACGGTTGCTGGTCGCGATCCGTGGATAA
- a CDS encoding aminotransferase class IV family protein, which yields MRGTPIVQNWVWLNGTVMPAEEARIGIFDAGFMQGIGLFETMRSYDGFVFRQQRHVDRLRASTMAFGWTVQPEAEELCEAVQQVARAAGGDARLRLTVTPGSLHAGGEEAPPLTIVATASPGQRYPDEHYQRGVGVIVSPCRQNPSDPTCGHKTTSYFARLAALRQAHTQGALEALWFTPDGHLAEGSISNVFIVRNGGLQTAPLDTPVLPGIARAAVLELAEAERLPTREEALTLDDVLAAEEVFLTNTMMEVLPVVRVGRRAIGNEKPGDLTRRLAIAYGHLIDREREAETA from the coding sequence ATGCGAGGTACTCCGATCGTGCAGAACTGGGTCTGGTTGAATGGAACGGTCATGCCCGCCGAGGAGGCGCGCATCGGTATCTTTGATGCGGGGTTCATGCAGGGGATCGGCCTGTTCGAGACGATGAGATCATACGATGGCTTCGTATTTCGGCAGCAGCGCCATGTGGATCGGCTCCGGGCGTCGACCATGGCGTTCGGATGGACGGTGCAACCGGAGGCGGAGGAGTTGTGCGAGGCGGTCCAGCAAGTAGCAAGAGCCGCCGGCGGCGATGCGCGCCTGCGGTTGACCGTGACACCGGGCTCGCTCCATGCGGGCGGAGAGGAGGCGCCGCCGCTGACTATCGTGGCGACGGCGAGCCCGGGGCAGCGCTATCCGGATGAGCATTATCAGCGTGGGGTGGGCGTGATCGTCTCGCCGTGTCGGCAGAACCCGAGCGATCCCACGTGCGGACATAAGACGACGAGCTACTTCGCGCGCCTGGCAGCCCTGCGGCAGGCGCACACGCAGGGAGCGCTCGAGGCGTTGTGGTTCACGCCGGACGGCCACCTGGCGGAGGGATCGATCAGTAACGTGTTCATTGTGCGAAACGGTGGGCTGCAGACGGCGCCACTGGATACCCCGGTGCTGCCGGGCATCGCGCGGGCGGCGGTACTCGAGCTGGCCGAGGCGGAGCGGCTGCCGACGCGGGAGGAGGCGCTGACGCTCGACGATGTCCTGGCGGCGGAGGAGGTTTTCCTTACGAACACAATGATGGAAGTGTTGCCGGTGGTACGGGTGGGGCGGCGCGCCATCGGGAATGAGAAGCCGGGCGACCTCACGCGGCGGCTGGCGATCGCCTATGGGCACCTGATTGATCGGGAGCGGGAAGCGGAGACGGCCTGA
- a CDS encoding cyclodeaminase/cyclohydrolase family protein: MPRLAELSIEQFLAELAATRPTPGGGAVAALTGALAAGLGRMAAGYTLGRPRFAEVAGEVEALVAQLARAGEHLQTLMDEDATAYAALSSALKRPKDEADRAEVVARAAAVAAFVPLETAGLCRRVEQVLERLRTIGNPQLRSDVVAGRALAQAAVAAALENVRANEPLLSAADAATITREVAALTAAG, translated from the coding sequence ATGCCCAGGTTGGCCGAACTCAGCATCGAGCAGTTTCTCGCGGAACTGGCGGCAACTCGGCCGACGCCTGGTGGTGGGGCGGTGGCGGCGCTGACGGGGGCGCTGGCGGCGGGTCTCGGCCGCATGGCGGCGGGTTACACGTTGGGGCGGCCGCGGTTTGCCGAGGTGGCGGGTGAGGTGGAAGCACTGGTGGCACAACTCGCGCGGGCGGGAGAGCACTTACAGACGCTGATGGACGAGGATGCGACGGCCTACGCTGCACTGAGTTCGGCGCTGAAACGGCCGAAGGACGAGGCGGACCGGGCCGAGGTGGTGGCGCGGGCGGCGGCGGTGGCGGCGTTTGTGCCGCTGGAGACGGCGGGGTTGTGCCGGCGAGTGGAGCAGGTGCTGGAGCGGCTGCGCACAATCGGGAATCCGCAATTACGGTCGGACGTGGTTGCAGGGCGGGCGCTGGCCCAGGCGGCGGTGGCGGCGGCGCTGGAGAACGTACGGGCGAACGAGCCGTTATTGAGCGCGGCGGATGCGGCGACGATCACGCGTGAAGTGGCTGCGTTGACGGCGGCAGGGTGA